A window from Chitinophaga filiformis encodes these proteins:
- a CDS encoding efflux RND transporter periplasmic adaptor subunit, with protein sequence MRQYLFLYLLFLACNSHTPAQEPAATPAADSSMVTLTSDQIKNAGIETGYPSTMAVSGALRLQGTIDVPPQSTVSVSFPLGGYLKRTDLLPGAHVSKGQVLGVLEDMQFIQLQQDYLLAKEKFTFADTEYKRQQELNASKASSDKVLQQSKAEMESQHITMQALARKLELIGINPERLHAGNISKTVNILSPINGFVSKVNVNIGKYTSPTDVLFELVNPSDIHLALSVFEKDVNQLSVGQQVVAYNNEHPEKQYKAEILLISKNLNEDRMATVHCHFHQFDASLLPGMFMNAEVAVNNATALTVNEAAIVRWQNNFYVFADKGNNSFKMLRVTPGNVNNGQEQFSAPGVDTSTRLVTKNAYALLMKMKNSAEEE encoded by the coding sequence ATGCGACAATATCTTTTCTTATATCTGCTGTTTCTGGCCTGTAACAGCCATACGCCTGCCCAGGAGCCAGCCGCAACGCCTGCTGCTGACAGTAGTATGGTAACGCTTACCAGCGATCAGATCAAAAATGCCGGCATTGAAACCGGGTATCCATCCACGATGGCCGTCAGCGGCGCACTGCGTTTACAGGGAACCATTGACGTACCGCCACAAAGCACTGTGAGTGTGAGCTTTCCACTGGGAGGCTATTTAAAGAGAACAGACCTCCTGCCGGGCGCTCATGTGAGCAAAGGCCAGGTGCTGGGAGTACTGGAAGATATGCAGTTCATCCAGCTGCAACAGGATTACCTGCTGGCAAAAGAGAAATTCACTTTTGCGGATACGGAATATAAGCGCCAGCAGGAGCTGAACGCCAGTAAGGCCAGCAGCGACAAAGTGCTGCAGCAGAGTAAGGCTGAAATGGAGAGTCAGCATATCACCATGCAGGCCCTGGCCCGGAAGTTAGAGCTGATCGGGATCAACCCCGAGCGCCTGCATGCGGGCAATATTTCTAAGACGGTCAATATCCTGTCGCCCATTAATGGATTTGTGTCCAAAGTGAATGTGAACATCGGCAAGTATACCTCTCCTACTGATGTGCTGTTTGAGCTGGTGAACCCCAGCGACATCCACCTGGCATTAAGTGTTTTCGAGAAAGATGTGAACCAGCTGTCTGTCGGCCAGCAGGTAGTAGCTTACAACAACGAACATCCGGAGAAGCAATATAAAGCCGAAATCCTGCTGATCAGCAAGAACCTGAACGAGGACCGGATGGCGACGGTGCATTGTCATTTCCACCAGTTTGATGCTTCCCTCCTGCCGGGCATGTTTATGAACGCGGAGGTAGCGGTCAACAATGCGACGGCATTGACTGTTAATGAAGCGGCTATTGTTCGCTGGCAGAACAACTTTTATGTGTTTGCCGATAAGGGGAATAACAGTTTCAAGATGCTGCGCGTGACCCCGGGGAATGTTAATAATGGGCAAGAACAGTTCTCTGCGCCGGGGGTGGATACCAGTACCAGATTAGTGACTAAAAATGCTTATGCGCTGTTGATGAAGATGAAAAACAGCGCCGAAGAGGAATAA
- the ung gene encoding uracil-DNA glycosylase, translated as MEVKIEPSWKEVLKDEFHKAYFEQIVMALKHEKAVGNTIYPPGNLIFNAFDKTPFDKVKVVLLGQDPYHGPGQAHGLCFSVQDGVKPPPSLVNIYKEMKEDLGLPIPPGGNLTKWAEHGVLLLNAMLTVRANEPASHSKIGWENFTDAVIKKVSELKRDVVFILWGRFAQDKQVLIDATKHHILKAAHPSPFSADKGFFGCKHFSKTNELLAKAGIEPVDWRLQ; from the coding sequence ATGGAGGTTAAAATCGAGCCTAGCTGGAAAGAAGTCCTGAAAGATGAGTTTCATAAAGCCTATTTCGAACAGATTGTCATGGCCCTCAAACATGAAAAAGCTGTCGGAAATACCATCTATCCTCCCGGTAACCTGATCTTCAACGCCTTTGATAAGACCCCTTTCGACAAAGTCAAGGTCGTACTATTGGGGCAGGACCCTTATCATGGCCCCGGACAGGCCCACGGGTTGTGCTTTTCCGTGCAGGATGGCGTAAAACCTCCGCCCTCCCTGGTAAATATCTACAAGGAAATGAAGGAAGACCTGGGATTGCCCATCCCGCCGGGCGGTAACCTGACAAAATGGGCGGAACACGGGGTTCTGCTCCTCAACGCCATGCTGACCGTAAGGGCCAATGAACCGGCTTCCCATAGCAAAATAGGCTGGGAGAACTTCACCGATGCCGTGATTAAGAAGGTGTCTGAACTGAAAAGGGATGTGGTTTTTATATTATGGGGCCGTTTCGCCCAGGACAAACAGGTCCTGATCGACGCAACGAAACATCATATACTGAAAGCCGCCCATCCGTCTCCGTTTAGTGCCGACAAGGGCTTCTTCGGCTGTAAGCATTTCTCAAAAACCAACGAGTTACTGGCCAAGGCCGGTATAGAGCCGGTCGACTGGCGACTCCAATAA
- a CDS encoding SMI1/KNR4 family protein, with protein sequence MQITSVLKKLEKFFTDQHSIGFAQLQDGISLVEIEERIAPFNLSFPPEVFELFKWKNGIKESSDETIVDSLLFPWGIMESMDRLVDVYKSFTSEGYFSKEYFPLFTSGGGDYILVNCNKDDDFYRYVYWHSLALYGTELDARYDSLSTLLQCILECFEAGAYYFEGGALEIEEDLADSILEKYQIPEV encoded by the coding sequence ATGCAGATAACTTCCGTTTTAAAAAAGTTAGAAAAATTCTTCACTGATCAGCACTCAATTGGATTTGCCCAGCTTCAGGACGGGATCTCCCTGGTTGAAATTGAGGAAAGAATCGCACCTTTCAATCTTTCTTTTCCACCGGAAGTATTTGAGCTTTTTAAATGGAAGAATGGAATAAAGGAGTCGAGCGACGAAACGATAGTAGATTCTCTTCTCTTTCCCTGGGGGATAATGGAATCAATGGACCGCCTCGTTGATGTCTACAAGTCATTCACAAGTGAGGGATACTTTTCAAAAGAGTATTTTCCGCTTTTTACAAGTGGCGGGGGAGATTATATTTTGGTTAATTGTAATAAGGATGATGATTTTTATCGCTATGTGTACTGGCACTCATTGGCTTTATATGGAACTGAGCTGGATGCCAGATACGATTCGCTTAGCACATTACTTCAATGTATATTGGAATGTTTCGAGGCTGGAGCATACTACTTTGAAGGTGGGGCCCTGGAAATTGAAGAAGACTTAGCGGACTCCATTTTAGAGAAATACCAGATTCCAGAAGTATAA
- a CDS encoding DUF805 domain-containing protein, producing MFKRPFSFKGRIGRVEYGITWLVFMAINLTMSRVGIDPGSLWAVSHIIPCYWLLFAQGAKRCHDFGKSGWWQLIPFFVFGMLLQEGDSAANEYGWPNSNRKDGQASLDEEIDSIGKKNVG from the coding sequence ATGTTTAAAAGGCCCTTTTCTTTTAAAGGCAGAATCGGAAGAGTGGAATATGGCATTACTTGGTTGGTTTTTATGGCCATTAATCTTACGATGTCAAGAGTCGGCATTGATCCGGGCTCTTTATGGGCGGTTAGTCATATTATCCCTTGTTACTGGCTTCTATTCGCACAGGGGGCGAAACGCTGCCACGATTTTGGAAAAAGCGGCTGGTGGCAGCTTATTCCATTTTTTGTTTTTGGAATGCTGTTACAAGAGGGGGATTCCGCTGCTAATGAATACGGTTGGCCAAATTCCAATCGCAAGGATGGTCAGGCCTCGCTGGATGAAGAGATCGATTCTATTGGTAAAAAAAATGTTGGATAG
- a CDS encoding SHOCT domain-containing protein: MKRILVIISMCVSIQLLAQTPTLIDRGEKLTSVQQKIKDGYTTQIGWTLKEGDIITLGKGTMPNRTFAFIYQSPVGWTSMSTMDMQISKNYLKSNLAGKTAKIKDIMPIGSRKPGYTIIAKIGLGEMVNYWVEIDNALDAGEIVPPKEFADKMPKNAPAQTVIVNQGSVADELKKLKELLDAGAITQDEYETQKKKILAQ; this comes from the coding sequence ATGAAAAGAATATTAGTTATTATTTCTATGTGCGTCTCAATACAGTTATTGGCACAAACCCCTACTCTCATTGACCGGGGTGAAAAACTCACTTCTGTTCAGCAAAAAATAAAAGATGGATACACTACGCAAATTGGCTGGACATTAAAAGAAGGGGATATTATCACATTGGGCAAGGGGACTATGCCTAACAGGACGTTCGCTTTTATTTATCAATCACCTGTTGGATGGACATCCATGAGCACCATGGATATGCAAATAAGTAAAAATTACTTAAAATCAAACCTTGCAGGTAAAACAGCTAAAATAAAGGACATTATGCCAATAGGTAGTAGGAAGCCTGGCTATACAATTATAGCTAAAATTGGCTTAGGTGAAATGGTAAATTATTGGGTGGAAATTGACAATGCACTAGACGCTGGAGAAATAGTACCACCAAAGGAATTTGCCGATAAAATGCCTAAGAATGCTCCGGCCCAGACAGTAATTGTAAATCAAGGCTCCGTTGCTGATGAATTAAAAAAACTAAAGGAGCTTTTAGACGCCGGTGCAATCACCCAGGATGAATATGAAACTCAAAAGAAAAAGATATTAGCTCAGTGA
- a CDS encoding glycoside hydrolase, whose translation MNRSTILILLYAAFALTSCQKKETEKLSSNNLIASSNAAQITAFYRYFYKGTGNSTDAKKIFSGNSVNGSNWTFSALNNSGLGANGSPAATVFNGNIYVFHRSATSNYLYYTRSADLGGSWTADAMLGNFAATSGDLSACTYGGKMFLAYPGNDFHLGDNSTTIHYSYSSDGSNWTEVNLPYTSFGDPYIFTFHSAICILYTSTLAPAPAFTILTSVDGINWTKGSQLNFGFFRYAAATPINSVDLGRPPSAVIAGMDTDGQLKTTMSSDLVNWTTPVKITTRSGQLAFTSRRPAISITCGVIIYKAKTNTNIIYALPSGNGYLEWANAVGTTDESPFMIETP comes from the coding sequence ATGAACCGTAGCACTATCCTTATTCTGCTGTATGCAGCTTTTGCTTTAACATCCTGCCAAAAGAAAGAAACCGAAAAGCTAAGTAGTAACAATTTGATTGCCAGTAGTAATGCAGCCCAAATAACTGCTTTCTACAGATATTTTTACAAAGGCACCGGTAATAGCACTGATGCTAAGAAAATCTTTTCCGGAAACAGCGTCAATGGCTCTAACTGGACCTTCAGTGCTCTTAATAATTCAGGACTAGGCGCGAATGGTAGTCCTGCAGCGACTGTCTTCAATGGGAATATCTATGTATTTCATAGAAGTGCGACAAGTAATTACTTATATTATACCCGCAGCGCCGATTTAGGTGGTTCCTGGACTGCGGATGCAATGTTGGGGAATTTCGCCGCAACATCAGGTGACCTTTCCGCTTGTACTTATGGAGGTAAGATGTTCCTTGCCTATCCAGGCAACGATTTTCATCTGGGAGATAACTCCACCACTATTCACTATTCTTACAGTTCAGATGGATCTAATTGGACTGAGGTAAATTTACCTTATACATCCTTTGGTGATCCATATATATTTACTTTTCACTCCGCAATCTGTATCTTATATACCAGCACCCTTGCGCCAGCTCCTGCTTTTACCATTTTAACTTCTGTGGATGGAATAAACTGGACAAAGGGTTCGCAGTTAAATTTTGGGTTCTTCCGTTACGCTGCGGCAACGCCCATCAATTCAGTTGACCTTGGCAGGCCGCCTTCTGCTGTTATCGCCGGGATGGATACGGATGGACAGCTTAAAACTACTATGTCCAGTGATCTGGTTAACTGGACTACACCTGTTAAGATCACAACAAGATCAGGTCAGCTCGCATTTACCAGCAGAAGACCTGCTATCAGTATCACTTGTGGCGTAATAATATATAAAGCTAAAACCAATACTAATATTATTTATGCTTTACCAAGTGGTAATGGGTATCTGGAATGGGCAAATGCGGTTGGCACTACTGATGAATCGCCATTTATGATAGAAACACCCTAA
- a CDS encoding DUF1877 family protein: MGIDLGLIAIPLYKIIEKTTDASYYADIWYEFDEPGLLEEELLEAKANNNSSRAKNLMETIKDWHELLQTYPGQNAKPYRFFSRYRCYSTLGFLLSKHYNARGEPGFHFLNGSAFPALKGDYRSYLDIDEVLRISRILSTVSFKELQELYNYEEVLKNAYKPKGPELFQYIEEEYQELVSFFEHAAALKAYVRILYT; the protein is encoded by the coding sequence ATGGGAATTGATCTTGGCCTTATAGCAATACCGCTTTATAAAATAATTGAAAAGACAACTGACGCCTCGTATTATGCCGACATATGGTACGAATTTGATGAACCTGGCCTCCTTGAAGAAGAGTTACTAGAGGCTAAAGCCAATAATAATAGTTCCAGGGCAAAAAACCTGATGGAGACAATCAAAGACTGGCACGAGTTACTGCAGACTTATCCAGGACAAAACGCTAAACCCTACCGTTTTTTCAGTCGTTATCGTTGCTACTCCACCTTGGGTTTCCTTTTAAGTAAACACTATAATGCAAGGGGAGAACCGGGTTTTCACTTCCTTAATGGTAGTGCGTTCCCTGCTTTAAAAGGTGACTATAGATCGTATCTTGATATTGATGAAGTATTGAGGATCAGCCGTATTTTGTCAACCGTTTCTTTTAAAGAGCTGCAGGAGCTGTATAATTATGAAGAAGTGTTGAAAAATGCCTATAAACCCAAAGGTCCGGAACTTTTTCAATACATTGAAGAAGAGTACCAGGAATTAGTTTCCTTTTTTGAACATGCTGCAGCACTGAAAGCTTATGTCCGTATCCTGTACACCTGA